The following are encoded together in the Neofelis nebulosa isolate mNeoNeb1 chromosome 9, mNeoNeb1.pri, whole genome shotgun sequence genome:
- the MTHFD2 gene encoding bifunctional methylenetetrahydrofolate dehydrogenase/cyclohydrolase, mitochondrial yields the protein MAAPSLVSTLAIRLLRPAQNCRLRHRPFHLSVARNEAVVISGRKLAQQIKQEVRQEVEEWVASGNKRPHLSVVLVGENPASHSYVLNKTRAAAEVGINSETIVKPASISEEELLNLINKLNNDDNVDGLLVQLPLPEHMDERKICNAVSPDKDVDGFHVINVGRMCLDQYSMLPATPWGVWEIIKRTGIPTLGKNVVVAGRSKNVGMPIAMLLHTDGAHERPGGDATVTISHRYTPKEQLKKHTVLADIVVSAAGIPNLITADMIKEGAAVIDVGINRIQDPITAKPKLVGDVDFEGVRKKAGYITPVPGGVGPMTVAMLMKNTIIAAKKVLRLEEREVLKPKERGVATN from the exons ATGGCTGCTCCTTCCCTCGTGTCCACGTTGGCCATCCGGCTGCTCCGGCCGGCGCAGAACTGCCGCCTCCGTCATCGCCCCTTCCACCTCTCGGTAGCTCG AAATGAAGCTGTTGTCATTTCTGGAAGGAAACTTGCACAGCAGATCAAGCAGGAAGTGCGGCAGGAGGTGGAAGAATGGGTGGCATCGGGCAACAAGCGGCCACACCTGAGCGTGGTTCTGGTTGGTGAAAATCCTGCGAGTCACTCCTACGTCCTCAACAAAACCAGGGCAGCTGCAGAAGTGG GAATCAACAGTGAGACAATTGTGAAACCAGCTTCAATTTCAGAGGAAGAACTGTTGAATTTAATCAATAAActaaataatgatgataatgtaGATGGCCTCCTTGTTCAGCTGCCTCTTCCAG AGCACATGGACGAGAGAAAGATCTGCAATGCCGTTTCTCCAGACAAGGATGTTGATGGCTTTCATGTAATTAATGTAGGGCGAATGTGTTTGGACCAGTATTCCATGTTACCAGCTACCCCATGGGGTGTCTGGGAAATAATTAAGCGAACTG GCATTCCAACCCTGGGGAAGAATGTGGTTGTGGCTGGGAGGTCAAAAAACGTTGGAATGCCCATTGCAATGCTACTACACACAGATGGGGCTCACGAGCGCCCTGGAG GCGATGCCACTGTTACAATATCTCATCGATACACTCCCAAAGAGCAACTGAAGAAACATACAGTTCTCGCAGACATTGTGGTCTCTGCTGCAG GCATTCCAAATCTGATCACAGCAGATATGATCAAGGAGGGAGCAGCAGTCATCGATGTGGGAATAAATAGAATTCAAGATCCCATCACTGCTAAACCCAAGTTGGTTGGAGATGTGGATTTTGAAG GCGTCAGAAAGAAAGCCGGTTACATCACTCCAGTCCCTGGGGGTGTTGGTCCCATGACAGTGGCGATGCTAATGAAGAATACCATTATTGCTGCAAAAAAGGTGCTGAGGCTTGAAGAGCGAGAAGTATTGAAGCCTAAGGAGCGTGGAGTTGCTACTAATTAA